GGGGAATGGTGGCTAGTCTTTGGCGATCCGGTGCTAAACGACCTGGAGCGGCAAGCCGCAGAGGCTAATCAGAATCTGAAGGCGGCTGCCGCACGAGTACAGCAATCGAGAGCCTTGACCCAATCAGCCCGAGCGGGATGGTTCCCGTCCCTAGATGCGGGATTTGGTCCTACGCGTGAACGCCTGTCTCCTGCCTCACAATTGTTGTCTGACGATGCGAGTGGGTCCACGCAGACTCTTTGGCGGGCGCAGGCGACAGCCTCTTACGAGGTAGACCTGTTCGGGAAGGTGGATTCACAAGTGAACACCGCGCTCGCTAATCAAGCACAGAACGAGGCGCTGTATCGTTCTGTGCTGTTAGCCCTCCAAGCTGACGTGGCTAAAAATTATTTCGAGCTGCGTGAGTACGACAACCAACTTCGACTATTTCGTCGCACGGTCACCCTGCGTGAAAACACCCTGAAATTAGTAGAGGGGCGATTCAAAGAGGGCGACATAAGCGAACTTGACCTCTCGCGAGCGCGCAACGAACTATCTACCGCGAGGGCGGACTCGGTAGGGATCGCACGGCTGCGTGCGACGTCAGAACATAGTCTTGCAGTGTTGTTGGGTAAGTCTCCTGCCGACTTCGACTTCCCTGACTCACCTATAGAGCCCATCGCGACCCAGGTGCCTATCGGGTTACCATCAGCCCTACTGGAGCGCCGTCCAGATATTGCCGCCGCCGAGAGAGCTATGGCCGCGGCTAACGCACAAATCGGATTGGCGAAATCAGCATTTTTCCCGCGGCTTAACATAAATGCCGCCGCCGGCTTCGAGTCGTCATCGCTGGGGAATCTGTTCGACTGGTCGACTCGGTCTTTTCTACTAGGCCCCCTTGCGGGAACGGCGCTGACGTTACCGATATTTGATGGTGGTCGGAGGAAAGCAGATCTCGCCTCTGCAAGGGCTCGATACGACGAGCAGGTTGCGAAGTATCGGGAGCAAGTATTGGTGGCGTTTAGAGAGGTAGAGGACAACCTGGCAGATCTGAGGTTGCTCGATGATCAGAAAGGTAATCAAAGCGAAGCTGTTGCAGCATCAATACGGACAGAGCGACTTTCTAAAACTCAGTATGAAGAGGGGCAAATTAGCTATTTGGAAGTTATCGATGCTCAGCGCCAGGTCTTACAAACCGAACTGCAACTGAGCCGTCTGACGGGCACTCAGGCCATTGCAACGGTGAGCCTGATTAGAGCCTTAGGTGGGGGGTGGGACCGAGCCGACGCTAACATTGCCTCCAATGGGCGTTAGCGGTGATCACGCAGCCTGAACGGCTTTGAATTGCTCATAAAAAGCGGGTCAACTTGACCCGCTTTTTATGCTTCAAACCAACGGAAATTTCCCGGCCAGAGCCAAACCGCAGTAAGCGTCCGCTCAACACACCTTGCCTAATTAGACGGGTGCCTACCTGTCGCAAGATTGCACTCCAGTTGACTACGCGTTTGCATTCGATTTGACCTTTCATTGTGAGCATCCGGCGACCTGACCTAGGTACTCGGCACCGATCGCCTGAATGCAGAATTCTCGCAATCTGTTTTCCCGGAACGCCTACGCAAAAACCGCAACCCTACAGTTCACGTACCATCACCAAGTCTCGGTGGACATCATCGCCGCATTGAAAACTGGTTTCTCCTACTGTAAAAAATCCATTACGTTGGTAGAAGCCTATTGCACGGGCATTCTGATCATTCACCGTGAGCCGGATACGATCTGAAATACCAGTAAGCGTCGCAGTTAAGAGGAGTTGTGCGGCACCGGTTCCATGGTGTTTTGAATCGACATAGCATCGCTTTAACTCAGGGATGCCATCCGCCAGTGGGATGTTTAATCGATCTGGTTTGTAGTCGACCAAACTGAAACCCACGATATCTCCGGCTTCCTCCAACACTCGCACCTCTTGGCTTGACGTATCCAGCGCGGCCTGAAAACAACGCGCGGTCAGATTTTCGCTGATGTAGCGCTCCAATTCTTCTGCTGGAGTGTCTGCTGGGCACGCCAGTGAAAAGGTAGCCTTTGCGATTCTACTCATGCTCTCAGAGTCACCCGTTATCGCTGGACGCACACGCATTCATCGCTCCTTGGATTGGTAAATATTAGCGCGTACCGACCATTGAGGTGGCAGCTACGCAACTCAAGTGTTACGAAGTGAGCCTATGGAATGCAAGCTTGTCGAGAGTCCATGAGCACGAATAATGATCAAGCAAGGAGCCTCGGCCGGACTACAACAGAGCTGTGAGGTCAGTTCGTATGCGTCCGCCGAAGTCACGTTGCATGACTAAGCAGATATGCGCCGCCGATCCTCATTCTCATATCCCGGGCGAGTAGCTCAACTTCGTACAAGCCGCCAATCGAGTGCCGTGCCTAACAAACCGCAGCCAGCCGGAACTGGTCTTGGACCCTTCGCGAACTTACGATTCTGAGCTAGGGCTCAGCTCCTCGAAGCACGGATTCTTGACGGAAGAAACCTGCAGTTTGGTGCCGCCGTAAGTGGGCCATCCCGTGACCGGTAATGAGGGAAAAATGTCGTTTCCGCCTCCTGTAGTCAGACGTAGAGTCGAACGTTCGAACAGTAAGATTGACTCATCCTCATCCAGGAGAAGGACGCTCATCGCCGTTCAGGCGCTTCAACGCAAGGAAACGAGAAATGGCCAAAAAGTGCTTGGGGGCCCAGCGGATCACCCGATGTTTGCAGCGAACAAAAGCGGCTCTGAGAGTCATGGCCACTCATGACACCCTGCCAAAAAAGTAGCACATTGAAGATTGCGATTTTTTGACCTAGACCGTTTAAAAAAAAAGCGAAACTTTCTAATAGGTAAATGCATGTATGAGCGAGAAGACATTGTTATTGACCGGTGCCAGTCGTGGCATAGGCCATGCCACCGTCAAACACTTTCAAGCCGCTGGGTGGAGGATTTTCACCGCCTCTCGCCAGGACTGGGTCGCTGAATGCCCATGGGCCGAGGGCTTACTCAACCACATTCATCTTGATCTCGAAGATATTGATAGCGTCAGTGACAGCCTGGCGGCCATCAGGGAAAAATTGGGCGGGCGCTTGGATGCATTGGTAAACAATGCCGGAGTTTCGCCAAAGGGGCCGGAGGGGACACGCCTTGGTGTTCTGGAGTCCGACTATGCAACCTGGATCAAGGTCTTCAATGTCAATCTGTTTTCTACGGCCCTCCTTGCGCGGGGGCTGTTTGATGAATTGAAAGCTGCAAAAGGCAGCATCATCAACGTTACCTCTATTGCAGGATCCAAAGTGCACCCGTTCGCAGGTGTCGCTTATTCCACATCCAAAGCTGCGCTCTCCGCCCTGACTCGGGAAATGGCCTTTGATTTTTGGCCGACATGGCGTAAGGGTCAACGCTATCGCACCTGGAGAAATCGAAACCTCAATACTGTCCGCAGGCACTGCGGAAATCGTTGAACGGCTAGTGCCGATGAACCGGCTGGGCAAACCTGAAGAAGTTGCCTCGCTCGTCTACTTCCTTTGCACCGGTGGCGCTTCTTATGTAAACGGCGCAGAGATTCACGTTAACGGTGGCCAGCATGTCTAACGTTAATGGCCGGATCTGAGGGTGTTAAGCCATAGTGAAAAAAGGTCCTGTAGCAGCAGTTTTCCACGTGGTGATTCGGCTTAGGGCATAGCAGATGATAGGGCTCGAACTTGTTGGTGGCGGTCAGTTTGCTCTGCATCGGGCAGCCATAATCCGGCACAGAGCATGGACTTCACTGACCGTTCAACCCGTGGTTGGGCCGGTAGTCTTTGCTGTCTATTCTGTCCTGTGGCGAAGTTGAGCATCGCCTTACTTTTCTGCCTGACCTCGCTACTACGAATTGGACAGAAGCCGCGCTCTAGTCGCGAGATGCACTGCAAGGCAACCCTCTGGATACTCCTGATCCTCAGCCCA
The Pseudomonas poae DNA segment above includes these coding regions:
- a CDS encoding efflux transporter outer membrane subunit; protein product: MIQLPKKSIFGLLTSSALLSLLSACSVEPTYNRPDVPTPQAFKEASTEQKQASLPKDSAWKNAEPADAEHRGEWWLVFGDPVLNDLERQAAEANQNLKAAAARVQQSRALTQSARAGWFPSLDAGFGPTRERLSPASQLLSDDASGSTQTLWRAQATASYEVDLFGKVDSQVNTALANQAQNEALYRSVLLALQADVAKNYFELREYDNQLRLFRRTVTLRENTLKLVEGRFKEGDISELDLSRARNELSTARADSVGIARLRATSEHSLAVLLGKSPADFDFPDSPIEPIATQVPIGLPSALLERRPDIAAAERAMAAANAQIGLAKSAFFPRLNINAAAGFESSSLGNLFDWSTRSFLLGPLAGTALTLPIFDGGRRKADLASARARYDEQVAKYREQVLVAFREVEDNLADLRLLDDQKGNQSEAVAASIRTERLSKTQYEEGQISYLEVIDAQRQVLQTELQLSRLTGTQAIATVSLIRALGGGWDRADANIASNGR
- a CDS encoding N-acetyltransferase is translated as MRVRPAITGDSESMSRIAKATFSLACPADTPAEELERYISENLTARCFQAALDTSSQEVRVLEEAGDIVGFSLVDYKPDRLNIPLADGIPELKRCYVDSKHHGTGAAQLLLTATLTGISDRIRLTVNDQNARAIGFYQRNGFFTVGETSFQCGDDVHRDLVMVREL